In one Arachis duranensis cultivar V14167 chromosome 9, aradu.V14167.gnm2.J7QH, whole genome shotgun sequence genomic region, the following are encoded:
- the LOC107466457 gene encoding protein FAR1-RELATED SEQUENCE 5-like, whose translation MAETGYEMLDEEADDYGDVLQLCKEEIMNKAFRSDEAAYEFYRRFGKCFGFGIRKGDSEKDKSGRVICRRFFCNRAGLRQHLHYDRLDRQRGHRPETRTNCEAKLSVYLDVVSGIWRVRKIVLDHNHDLTPAYMVHMMTNFREISCSAKAQISSMQAHGVPMSKILGYMAGQAGGYSLMGFTKKDAYNYINKAKRAKIIDGDANTAVVYLEEKAGADPMSMARYNLTKDNMLTNMFWADGGSRVDYQYFGDVLAFDSTYKKNKCQRPLVIFSGVNNHKQTTIFGFVGVR comes from the coding sequence ATGGCTGAGACTGGATATGAAATGTTGGATGAAGAAGCCGATGACTATGGAGATGTGTTGCAGTTGTGTAAGGAAGAGATAATGAATAAGGCTTTCCGAAGCGATGAAGCAGCATATGAATTTTACAGGAGGTTTGGAAAATGTTTTGGTTTTGGTATTCGAAAGGGTGACtcagaaaaagataaaagtggAAGGGTTATTTGTCGTAGATTTTTTTGTAATAGAGCCGGCCTGCGACAACATCTTCACTATGATAGGCTAGATAGGCAGAGAGGTCATAGACCGGAAACGCGCACAAATTGTGAGGCAAAGCTGTCAGTCTACCTTGATGTGGTCAGTGGTATATGGAGGGTGAGAAAAATAGTATTGGACCATAACCATGATTTAACTCCGgcatatatggttcatatgatGACGAATTTTAGAGAAATAAGTTGTTCTGCCAAGGCACAAATATCTAGTATGCAGGCTCATGGTGTTCCGATGTCCAAGATTCTGGGGTATATGGCTGGACAGGCTGGTGGCTATTCTCTAATGGGCTTCACTAAGAAGGATGCTTACAATTATATTAACAAGGCTAAGCGTGCAAAGATTATTGATGGGGACGCCAACACGGCTGTTGTATACTTGGAGGAAAAAGCGGGGGCAGATCCGATGTCGATGGCTAGGTATAATCTTACTAAGGATAATATGCTGACCAATATGTTTTGGGCGGATGGTGGCAGTAGAGTTGATTACCAATACTTTGGGGATGTTCTAGCCTTTGATTCAacctacaagaaaaataaatgtcaGAGGCCGCTGGTGATATTTTCTGGTGTGAATAACCATAAGCAGACGACAATATTTGGGTTTGTTGGTGTTAGATGA